One window from the genome of Paraclostridium sordellii encodes:
- a CDS encoding 3'-5' exonuclease has translation MEYIVFDFEFNQGFDKENNKTFSDEKCPFEIIQIGAIKLDSNFNIIDRFNSFVKPNIYKDIHPFVGKMTHITIDKVIDAPSFSSVYKDFKKFISNKSNIMCVWGSGDLKELYRNINYYSLPTKGLPKLYINVQQYASVYFNNPTGQSIGLQNAVQMLQLEQDKAYHDALNDAYYTSLVLKNIYNENVVPDTYIYTPVKPNRTRSKTAKKKVDYASLFEEFKKILDRDLTSDDRKIIDLAYKMGKTNQFLIDDIIETTNKSKKKCSKSKPRNGLKYKKRR, from the coding sequence ATGGAATATATCGTTTTCGATTTTGAATTTAATCAGGGCTTTGATAAGGAAAATAATAAAACATTTTCTGATGAAAAATGTCCCTTTGAAATAATACAAATAGGAGCTATAAAGTTAGATTCTAACTTTAATATAATCGATAGGTTTAATAGTTTTGTAAAACCCAATATATATAAAGATATTCATCCTTTTGTAGGAAAAATGACTCATATAACTATAGATAAAGTTATAGATGCACCTTCTTTTAGTTCTGTTTATAAAGATTTTAAAAAATTTATATCCAATAAATCAAATATAATGTGTGTTTGGGGATCTGGTGATTTAAAAGAACTCTATAGAAATATAAATTACTATTCATTGCCAACCAAAGGACTTCCAAAGTTATATATAAATGTTCAACAATATGCTTCTGTTTATTTTAATAATCCAACAGGTCAAAGCATAGGACTACAAAATGCAGTTCAAATGCTACAACTCGAGCAAGATAAAGCTTATCATGATGCATTAAATGATGCTTACTATACATCACTTGTTCTAAAAAATATATATAATGAAAATGTAGTTCCTGATACGTATATTTACACACCAGTAAAACCAAATAGAACTAGATCTAAGACAGCTAAGAAAAAAGTAGATTATGCTAGCTTATTTGAAGAATTTAAGAAGATATTAGACAGAGATCTAACTTCAGATGATAGAAAAATAATTGATTTAGCATATAAGATGGGAAAAACTAACCAATTCTTAATAGATGATATAATAGAAACTACTAATAAATCTAAAAAGAAATGTAGCAAATCTAAGCCAAGAAATGGTTTAAAATATAAAAAAAGAAGATAA
- a CDS encoding cation:proton antiporter, which translates to MENTMEAIATNNLLFIFAVVVVTGIVLGKVSELLKLPDVILYLIAGIIIGPAVLNVISVESFPIENNLILTFGSAFILYEGGREINLRVLNKVKVSVGLLATLGVIISTIVVGFATSKIFPLPIMTALLIGAVIASTDPAALIPVFKQVTIKDKIKQTVVSESAFNDAVGAILVSTLLAVITSGSFSMGESVKELLMSVVVGLVVGVLVGLIFSLLISDKKWGVFHSYAPIISVLKVALAYEVATKLHGSGYMAVFIAGLIAGNRKLFGLWVPEEDFHAEHFFRESVSALCRMAIFIVLGTHVDLAALAKYWLPSLLVVLVLMFIARPLVVLICTLFDREAKWNFKEKLFMMWVRETGVIPAALSGIIVSMQLPGYQIISSVVFMTILITLIVQASTTKILANKLGLLEEDKKEVTDKQIA; encoded by the coding sequence ATGGAAAACACAATGGAAGCAATAGCTACTAATAATTTATTATTCATATTTGCAGTAGTTGTTGTAACGGGTATAGTATTAGGAAAAGTTAGTGAGCTATTAAAGCTACCAGATGTAATATTATATTTAATCGCAGGAATAATTATTGGACCAGCTGTATTAAATGTAATAAGTGTAGAGTCTTTTCCAATAGAAAATAATCTTATATTAACTTTTGGATCAGCATTCATATTATATGAAGGTGGTAGAGAAATAAATTTAAGAGTTTTAAATAAGGTTAAAGTAAGTGTAGGGTTATTGGCAACTTTGGGAGTTATAATATCTACTATAGTAGTAGGATTTGCTACTAGTAAAATATTTCCTTTACCAATAATGACAGCATTATTAATAGGAGCAGTTATTGCATCAACTGACCCAGCAGCTCTTATTCCTGTATTTAAGCAAGTTACTATAAAAGATAAAATAAAGCAAACTGTAGTTAGTGAATCGGCTTTTAATGATGCAGTTGGAGCTATATTAGTAAGTACTTTATTAGCAGTTATAACATCTGGGTCTTTTTCTATGGGAGAAAGTGTAAAAGAGTTATTAATGTCTGTAGTAGTAGGATTAGTAGTAGGAGTTTTAGTAGGATTAATATTCTCATTATTAATATCAGATAAAAAATGGGGAGTATTTCACTCTTATGCGCCTATAATATCTGTTTTAAAGGTTGCATTAGCTTATGAAGTTGCAACTAAGCTACATGGTAGTGGATATATGGCAGTATTTATAGCAGGGCTAATAGCTGGTAATAGAAAGTTATTTGGGCTATGGGTTCCAGAAGAAGATTTCCATGCAGAACATTTTTTCAGAGAAAGCGTAAGTGCTTTATGTCGTATGGCTATATTTATAGTTCTAGGAACTCATGTGGACTTAGCTGCGTTAGCTAAGTACTGGTTACCATCTTTATTAGTCGTACTAGTATTAATGTTTATTGCTAGACCTTTAGTAGTATTAATTTGTACTTTATTTGATAGAGAAGCTAAGTGGAATTTTAAAGAAAAGTTATTCATGATGTGGGTAAGAGAAACTGGTGTTATACCTGCTGCATTATCAGGGATAATAGTTTCAATGCAATTACCTGGCTATCAAATAATTTCTTCAGTAGTATTTATGACTATATTAATTACATTAATTGTACAAGCTAGTACAACAAAAATATTAGCTAATAAATTAGGTTTACTAGAAGAAGATAAAAAAGAAGTTACGGATAAGCAAATAGCATAG
- a CDS encoding M23 family metallopeptidase, translating to MLKKVKLLIALSLITTISTINVNALDTTSSSSDEIVKDIYNLKIEKKDLQNQISKIDDMIFSKKESINLDESVEVVQLSFVDDDSLINTNSDENVVEAEIEGLEGLKEGLTEKINKLNEKESNLKANIGENISCGIWPVNGFNEISSPFGYRIHPITKEKKLHKGIDIPANYGLDILSTDYGVVTFSGVKNGYGNVVYIEHFDGKVSIYGHNSENIVKEGDIVEKGQPIAKIGSTGISTGNHVHFELSVNGELKNPLELVNR from the coding sequence ATGTTAAAAAAAGTAAAATTACTTATAGCATTAAGCTTAATAACTACTATAAGCACAATTAATGTAAATGCACTCGATACAACAAGTAGCTCAAGTGATGAAATTGTAAAGGATATCTATAATTTAAAAATAGAGAAAAAAGATTTACAAAATCAAATAAGCAAAATTGATGATATGATTTTTTCAAAAAAAGAATCAATAAATTTAGATGAAAGTGTTGAAGTTGTTCAATTAAGTTTTGTTGATGATGATAGTTTAATAAACACTAATAGTGATGAAAATGTAGTTGAAGCTGAGATAGAGGGCCTAGAAGGATTAAAGGAAGGATTAACTGAAAAAATAAATAAGCTAAATGAGAAAGAATCAAATTTAAAAGCTAATATTGGTGAAAATATTAGTTGTGGAATATGGCCTGTAAATGGGTTTAATGAAATTAGTTCTCCATTTGGCTATAGAATTCACCCAATAACTAAAGAGAAAAAACTTCATAAAGGAATAGATATACCTGCAAACTATGGGCTTGATATACTATCTACAGATTATGGAGTTGTAACTTTCTCTGGAGTTAAAAATGGATATGGAAATGTTGTTTACATAGAACATTTTGATGGAAAGGTGTCTATATATGGACATAATAGTGAAAACATAGTAAAAGAAGGAGACATAGTAGAAAAAGGTCAACCAATTGCTAAGATTGGATCAACAGGCATATCTACCGGAAATCATGTACATTTTGAATTAAGTGTAAATGGAGAATTAAAAAATCCATTAGAGCTAGTTAATAGATAG
- a CDS encoding MGDG synthase family glycosyltransferase, whose product MDNTNKTILILTAQFGAGHVSAANAIRDYILDKEPTYNIVIQNFISASIPRMNKPLVKLYEANTKYTPGLYNYYYYLKKSFDSRHDVSYKMYTPKLSEYIIQTNPDLIISTFPMACACVDHFKSKNPDFSVPTITVVTDVVDSLEWIYPSTDMYFVASHEIKNRYVQKGINPNKVKVTGVPVKKEFNNHSDIQYDKHKLLIVGGGRGLFDMEIDFFYYIDELLKSYNHHLEVTIVCGKNHKLYDKLTEKKPLRNINVLGFVTNMPSLLKDHTLLITKPGGATLFEAIQSEIPVVVMLPKVGQEIENARFIIDKGIGIIYNDENDLKELLNAIVYRKLDDRVSFMKENMIKFKKSIDGDKIANFVIEMLGTI is encoded by the coding sequence TTGGATAACACCAACAAAACAATTTTAATTCTTACTGCTCAATTTGGTGCAGGACATGTAAGTGCTGCAAACGCTATAAGAGATTACATACTTGATAAAGAACCTACATATAATATAGTTATCCAAAACTTTATAAGTGCTAGTATTCCACGGATGAACAAACCCCTTGTTAAACTTTACGAGGCTAATACTAAATATACTCCAGGGCTTTATAACTACTATTATTATTTAAAAAAGTCTTTTGACTCAAGACATGATGTATCTTATAAAATGTATACACCTAAATTATCGGAATACATAATACAGACAAATCCGGATCTTATAATATCAACTTTTCCGATGGCATGTGCCTGTGTTGATCATTTTAAATCGAAAAATCCTGATTTTTCAGTACCTACAATAACAGTAGTTACAGATGTTGTAGATAGCCTTGAGTGGATTTATCCTAGTACAGATATGTATTTTGTAGCATCTCATGAAATAAAAAATAGATATGTACAAAAAGGAATAAACCCAAATAAAGTAAAAGTCACAGGAGTTCCAGTAAAAAAAGAGTTTAATAATCACTCTGATATTCAGTATGATAAACATAAGCTTCTTATAGTAGGCGGAGGTAGAGGATTATTTGATATGGAAATTGACTTTTTTTACTATATAGATGAACTTTTAAAGTCTTATAATCATCATTTAGAGGTTACTATTGTATGTGGTAAAAATCATAAACTATATGATAAATTGACAGAAAAAAAACCACTTAGAAATATAAATGTTTTAGGATTTGTAACTAATATGCCATCTCTATTAAAAGATCATACCTTACTTATAACAAAACCCGGTGGTGCAACTTTATTTGAAGCTATACAAAGTGAAATTCCTGTTGTTGTAATGCTTCCTAAAGTAGGTCAGGAAATTGAAAATGCCCGTTTTATAATAGATAAAGGTATAGGAATTATCTATAATGATGAAAATGATTTAAAAGAACTTCTAAATGCAATTGTTTATAGAAAGCTAGATGATAGAGTTTCTTTTATGAAGGAAAATATGATTAAGTTTAAAAAATCTATAGATGGTGATAAAATAGCAAACTTTGTAATAGAAATGCTAGGGACTATATAA
- a CDS encoding type I glutamate--ammonia ligase — MQSLLYVIKKHNHNEKDLKEILSQHKNIRFVSLMGVDLGGNSIDEKIPIEVFLDDIDAFLNSGIQTDGSSVELYNIATLNNAKVDLMPDNDAIWYIDYNMENICDKCNLPIGTLKIPAFLLHEGSRVCSRGILKKSEEYIKSSVMKIIVNNPKMIDDLGINDVNDIDCINLTAATELEFWVNTPEDKADLEALHVSQSLKEQYWKRTRGIIRTCLEESLIILQNLGVDPEMAHKEVGGITSSISVDGKTNHAMEQLEVDWKYSTPLQCADNELLVREVIEDVFTRHGLEVTFKAKPLDGVAGSGEHTHVGISAKLKNGKIVNLFSPKDMKSDYTTKFGYGALMGILRNYEVLNPFVTSSNDGFNRLVPGFEAPVCIVTSLGHTYELPSRNRSILVGLIRDINSPLATRFELRSPNPLSNTYLVIAGTYQTMLHGIKAVSNSKLNIKDLEKELSKDIGEVGFYLEKDRAYRDENDVFEDYNMDERNKRFSTPPATVYENMKNLEIQSYKVEALTQGGVFTDTIIDSFKTGAIDKWKKELKNRIIQDNIDIIRSLKKLHENENMDVLDEVSWDVINEIKHYIMKDTMSKKSLFTRIKEAIEEENYELASDLQIEMKDKMKEVQQLYIQYQKNIF, encoded by the coding sequence ATGCAATCTTTATTATATGTTATAAAAAAACATAATCATAATGAAAAAGATTTAAAGGAAATACTATCTCAACATAAAAACATAAGATTTGTTTCTCTTATGGGTGTTGATTTAGGAGGTAATTCTATAGATGAAAAAATACCTATAGAGGTTTTCCTAGATGATATTGATGCTTTTTTAAATTCTGGCATACAAACAGATGGATCAAGTGTTGAACTTTATAATATAGCTACATTAAATAATGCAAAAGTAGACTTGATGCCAGATAATGATGCTATTTGGTATATAGATTATAATATGGAAAATATATGTGATAAGTGCAACTTACCAATAGGAACTTTAAAAATACCTGCATTTTTATTACATGAAGGTAGTAGAGTTTGCTCAAGGGGGATACTAAAAAAATCAGAAGAATATATAAAAAGTTCTGTAATGAAAATAATAGTTAATAATCCAAAAATGATTGATGACCTAGGTATCAATGATGTAAATGATATAGATTGCATAAACCTAACAGCTGCTACAGAACTAGAGTTTTGGGTTAATACTCCAGAGGATAAAGCTGACTTAGAAGCTCTTCATGTGTCACAAAGTTTAAAAGAACAATATTGGAAGAGAACTAGAGGAATAATTAGAACTTGTTTAGAAGAAAGTTTAATAATACTTCAAAATTTAGGAGTAGATCCAGAAATGGCTCATAAAGAAGTTGGAGGGATAACTAGTTCTATAAGTGTGGATGGTAAAACAAATCATGCAATGGAACAATTAGAAGTAGACTGGAAGTATTCAACACCACTTCAATGTGCGGATAATGAATTACTAGTAAGAGAAGTTATAGAAGATGTATTTACAAGACATGGGCTTGAGGTTACTTTTAAAGCTAAACCATTAGATGGAGTGGCTGGAAGTGGTGAACATACACATGTTGGCATTAGTGCAAAGCTTAAAAATGGTAAAATAGTTAACTTGTTTTCACCAAAAGATATGAAAAGTGATTATACAACTAAATTTGGTTATGGGGCTTTAATGGGAATACTTAGAAACTATGAAGTTTTAAATCCATTTGTAACATCATCTAATGATGGATTCAACAGACTTGTACCAGGATTTGAAGCTCCTGTATGTATAGTTACGTCATTAGGGCATACATATGAATTACCTTCAAGAAATAGATCTATATTAGTAGGTCTTATAAGAGATATAAATTCTCCATTAGCTACTAGATTTGAATTAAGATCTCCAAATCCATTATCTAATACATACTTGGTAATAGCTGGAACATATCAGACTATGTTACATGGTATAAAAGCTGTTTCTAATAGTAAATTGAATATTAAAGATTTAGAAAAAGAACTATCTAAAGATATAGGTGAAGTAGGCTTTTACCTTGAAAAAGATAGAGCATATAGAGATGAAAATGATGTGTTTGAAGATTATAATATGGATGAAAGAAATAAAAGATTTTCAACTCCACCAGCTACAGTATATGAAAATATGAAAAACTTAGAGATTCAATCATATAAAGTAGAAGCATTAACACAAGGTGGAGTATTTACAGATACAATTATAGATTCTTTTAAAACTGGAGCTATAGATAAATGGAAGAAAGAACTAAAAAATAGAATTATACAAGACAATATAGATATAATAAGAAGTCTAAAAAAATTACATGAAAATGAAAATATGGATGTTTTAGATGAAGTATCATGGGATGTAATAAATGAAATAAAACATTATATAATGAAAGATACTATGAGTAAGAAATCTTTATTTACTAGAATAAAAGAAGCTATTGAAGAAGAAAACTACGAATTAGCATCTGACTTACAAATAGAAATGAAAGATAAGATGAAAGAAGTACAACAATTATATATTCAATATCAAAAAAATATATTTTAA
- a CDS encoding PadR family transcriptional regulator, whose amino-acid sequence MNTQFKKGVLEICVLALISKKDMYGYEIVQNISKVIEVNEGTIYPLLRRLTKEEFFETYILESNEGPARKYYKITELGKKNLVSLINEWRNFTSAVDYLINLD is encoded by the coding sequence ATGAATACACAGTTTAAAAAAGGAGTATTAGAAATATGTGTATTAGCACTCATATCTAAAAAAGATATGTATGGATATGAGATTGTACAAAATATTTCAAAGGTCATAGAAGTAAATGAAGGCACAATATATCCTTTATTGAGAAGATTAACAAAAGAAGAATTTTTTGAGACATATATATTAGAATCTAATGAAGGTCCGGCAAGAAAATATTATAAAATAACGGAACTTGGAAAAAAGAATTTAGTAAGTCTCATAAATGAATGGAGAAATTTTACTAGTGCGGTAGACTATCTTATTAATTTAGATTAA
- a CDS encoding DUF1700 domain-containing protein, whose amino-acid sequence MNKKEFLEILKDYLSNHFSQDEVNDILRDYEEYFIDGEIEGKSDIQIIESLGSPKSIVRDLVGEMKESKINYNNKRFDRIHDSLSQIKLRTKETFYKTKDVINNKLTPNLKSDEDGLSTKLIKFLLAGLSFILLIIWLIFILVMVSAGITIGALNIAFIALIGTSGPLFALDLSIALLIVFISIGIIGFDILGIQVYLYILKLGKTLYKRYMHWLKNKKKYIVAKERKINYKGDDIDE is encoded by the coding sequence TTGAATAAAAAAGAATTTTTAGAAATATTAAAAGACTATTTGTCTAACCATTTTTCACAAGATGAAGTTAATGATATATTAAGAGATTATGAAGAATATTTTATTGACGGGGAAATAGAAGGTAAAAGTGATATACAAATTATAGAATCCCTAGGTTCACCAAAATCTATTGTTAGAGATTTAGTTGGAGAGATGAAAGAAAGCAAAATTAATTATAATAATAAAAGATTTGATAGAATTCATGATAGTTTAAGTCAGATAAAGTTAAGAACTAAAGAAACCTTTTATAAGACTAAGGATGTTATAAATAATAAGTTAACTCCAAATTTAAAAAGTGATGAAGATGGATTATCAACAAAGCTCATAAAATTTTTATTGGCAGGACTTAGTTTTATTTTACTTATTATATGGCTAATATTTATATTAGTTATGGTATCAGCTGGAATTACTATAGGGGCATTAAATATAGCATTTATAGCATTAATAGGGACATCAGGGCCTTTATTCGCTTTAGACTTATCTATAGCTTTACTTATAGTATTTATTAGTATAGGGATAATAGGTTTTGATATTTTAGGAATACAAGTATATCTTTATATATTAAAATTAGGGAAAACTTTATACAAAAGATACATGCATTGGTTAAAAAACAAGAAAAAATATATAGTTGCAAAAGAAAGAAAAATAAACTACAAAGGGGATGATATAGATGAATAA
- a CDS encoding exodeoxyribonuclease III: MKFISWNVNGLRACVTKGFMDFFKEIDADIFCLQETKLQEGQIDLELEGYYDYWNYAVKKGYSGTAVFTKQKPISVHYGIGIEDHDNEGRVITLEFEDFHFVTVYTPNSQQGLKRLDYRMKWEDDFREYLDRLDDIKPVIMCGDLNVAHREIDLKNPKTNRKNAGFTDEERNKFSEFLDSGFIDSYRYFNPDKEGVYSWWSYRFNARKNNAGWRIDYFCVSKKLEERLVSANIHTEVLGSDHCPVELVIK; the protein is encoded by the coding sequence ATGAAATTTATATCATGGAACGTGAATGGATTAAGAGCATGTGTAACAAAAGGATTTATGGACTTTTTTAAAGAAATAGATGCGGATATATTTTGTTTACAAGAAACTAAGCTTCAAGAAGGACAAATTGATTTAGAACTTGAAGGATATTACGATTATTGGAATTATGCAGTTAAAAAAGGATACTCAGGAACGGCTGTATTTACAAAACAAAAACCAATTAGCGTGCATTATGGGATTGGAATAGAAGATCATGATAATGAAGGTAGGGTTATTACCTTAGAATTTGAAGATTTCCATTTTGTAACAGTATATACACCTAACTCTCAACAAGGATTAAAGAGACTTGATTATAGAATGAAATGGGAAGATGATTTTAGAGAATATTTAGATAGATTAGATGATATAAAACCTGTAATAATGTGTGGAGATTTAAATGTAGCTCATAGAGAGATAGATCTAAAAAATCCAAAAACTAATAGAAAAAATGCAGGATTTACAGACGAAGAAAGAAATAAATTTTCAGAGTTTTTAGATTCAGGATTTATAGATAGTTATAGATACTTTAACCCAGATAAAGAAGGAGTTTATAGCTGGTGGTCTTATAGATTCAATGCAAGAAAAAATAATGCAGGATGGAGAATAGATTACTTCTGCGTTTCTAAAAAATTAGAAGAGAGATTGGTTTCTGCTAATATTCATACAGAGGTTTTAGGTTCTGATCATTGTCCTGTAGAATTAGTTATAAAATAA
- a CDS encoding M42 family metallopeptidase: protein MEYKADIVKKYLTDVLNIPSPSGYTQNVVNYITDVLKTLKVDYKVTNKGAVVATIKGEDDNYQKTLSCHVDTLGAMVKEIKSNGRLALTQVGGYMMTSIEGECCKIHTRNGKAYEGTIQTIKPSVHIHSDCRELPRVPANYEVVIDEQVCSKEDTEELGIEVGDFISFDPRVKITDSGFIKSRHLDDKASVAAALYVIEYLKVVGIKPKHTVNFFFSNYEEVGHGSSAAIPENTKEFIAIDMGCPGEGQNSTEYDVCICAKDSGGPYDYELTSKLIDIAKNNNIGYKVDTYPNYGSDAGAMLKAGYDVKTALIGAGIFASHGYERTNLQSIIETIKLVTEYVK, encoded by the coding sequence ATGGAATACAAAGCTGATATAGTAAAAAAATATTTAACGGATGTTTTAAACATTCCAAGTCCGTCTGGATATACTCAAAATGTAGTAAATTATATAACGGATGTATTAAAAACGCTTAAAGTTGATTACAAGGTTACAAATAAAGGAGCTGTAGTTGCTACAATAAAAGGAGAAGATGATAATTATCAAAAAACCCTATCTTGTCATGTTGACACATTAGGAGCTATGGTCAAGGAAATAAAGTCAAATGGAAGATTAGCATTAACTCAAGTAGGTGGATATATGATGACATCTATTGAAGGGGAATGTTGCAAAATACATACAAGGAATGGAAAAGCTTACGAAGGTACTATACAAACTATAAAACCATCTGTGCATATTCACTCAGATTGTAGAGAACTACCTAGAGTACCAGCAAACTATGAGGTTGTAATAGATGAACAAGTTTGTTCTAAAGAAGATACTGAAGAACTTGGTATAGAGGTTGGAGATTTTATATCATTTGACCCAAGAGTTAAAATAACAGATTCTGGATTTATTAAATCTAGACATTTAGATGATAAGGCATCTGTAGCAGCAGCTTTATATGTTATTGAATATCTAAAAGTTGTTGGAATAAAACCTAAACATACGGTAAACTTCTTCTTTAGTAACTATGAAGAGGTAGGACATGGATCATCAGCTGCAATACCAGAAAATACAAAAGAATTTATAGCTATAGATATGGGGTGCCCGGGAGAAGGACAAAACTCAACTGAATATGATGTATGCATATGTGCTAAAGATTCAGGTGGGCCATATGACTATGAGTTAACTTCAAAACTTATAGACATTGCTAAAAATAATAATATTGGATATAAAGTTGACACGTATCCTAACTATGGATCAGATGCAGGAGCTATGTTAAAAGCAGGTTATGATGTTAAGACGGCTTTGATAGGAGCAGGAATATTTGCATCACATGGATATGAAAGAACTAACTTACAATCTATAATAGAAACAATTAAATTAGTAACAGAATATGTAAAATAG
- a CDS encoding YjiH family protein yields MENIDLNNKTNSTYDFEILDSFKIVIYSIIGITIFFIPISINGYVNTLIHHMALFIQERYIHLLKLYIVLMVIFGSIIPILKYDKKNNNEIVHNIITLLRPISILLVLIIFSQKEYYLHNNDSLLFMQEIILKYTIVFSLGVLFMPLITDYGLIEVTEGYFNKYTKKNLNLSGKSVLNVFVYLFVDVFTGMFMTNKLYKSGKLRQSEACIIISCFSFFSIMNSIYLADKLKIQSKAFTIIISIILSIIINSVVCRIWPLRQKKKSYFLKVKYKECNFRSNKFKKSIQRYLENKEKKKLIYCMIENFKESFNIIMTILPNLVIIIFVGEFIINNTGLVESISNILNPFIEALKLPGKSSLSEFICLGLFNGGRYIELVNNESTSITTLIIFIVLIGQTVSITTNVLYISSTDIPLKTTELIIIGLEKVFITLIVISLIYYLFIGYI; encoded by the coding sequence TTGGAGAATATAGATTTAAATAATAAAACTAATTCAACTTATGACTTTGAAATTTTAGATTCTTTTAAAATAGTAATATATTCTATTATAGGGATAACTATATTTTTTATACCTATAAGTATAAATGGGTATGTAAATACATTAATACACCATATGGCCTTATTTATTCAAGAAAGATATATACATTTGTTAAAACTATATATAGTCTTAATGGTTATATTTGGATCTATAATTCCTATCTTAAAATATGATAAGAAAAACAATAATGAAATTGTACATAATATTATCACATTATTAAGACCAATAAGTATACTATTGGTTTTAATAATATTTTCTCAGAAAGAATATTATTTACATAATAATGATAGCTTATTATTTATGCAAGAAATTATATTAAAGTACACAATAGTATTTTCTTTAGGTGTATTATTTATGCCTTTGATAACAGATTATGGATTAATAGAAGTTACAGAAGGGTATTTTAATAAATATACTAAGAAAAATTTAAATTTAAGTGGTAAAAGTGTATTAAATGTATTTGTATATTTATTCGTAGATGTATTTACTGGAATGTTTATGACTAATAAATTATATAAATCAGGTAAATTAAGACAATCAGAGGCTTGCATAATTATATCCTGTTTTTCATTTTTTAGTATAATGAATAGTATTTACTTAGCTGATAAGCTTAAAATACAGTCTAAGGCATTTACAATAATTATATCAATAATTTTGAGTATAATTATAAACAGTGTAGTATGTAGAATATGGCCTTTAAGACAAAAGAAAAAATCGTATTTTTTAAAAGTAAAATATAAAGAATGTAATTTTAGAAGTAATAAATTTAAAAAGTCTATTCAAAGATATTTGGAAAATAAAGAAAAGAAAAAATTGATTTATTGTATGATAGAAAATTTTAAGGAATCATTTAATATAATTATGACAATATTACCAAATTTAGTTATAATTATATTTGTAGGAGAGTTTATTATTAATAATACAGGACTAGTTGAGAGTATTAGTAATATTTTAAATCCATTTATAGAAGCATTGAAGTTACCAGGGAAAAGTAGTTTAAGTGAGTTTATATGCTTAGGCTTGTTCAATGGGGGTAGATATATAGAACTTGTAAATAATGAATCAACAAGTATAACAACTCTTATAATATTTATTGTGCTTATTGGGCAAACGGTATCTATAACTACGAATGTACTATATATATCTAGTACAGATATTCCACTTAAAACAACTGAGCTAATTATAATTGGACTAGAAAAAGTATTTATAACTCTTATAGTAATATCTTTAATTTATTATTTATTTATAGGTTATATATAA